A genome region from Scyliorhinus canicula chromosome 16, sScyCan1.1, whole genome shotgun sequence includes the following:
- the LOC119979413 gene encoding short-chain dehydrogenase/reductase 3-like isoform X2, translated as MIIIWGRTEKCLKEACEEIRSLGVECHYFVCDVGNKEAVYQQAKAVREKVGDVTILVNNAAVVHGKTLIDSDDDALLKSQHINMLGQFWTTKAFLPRMLELQHGHIVCMNSVLALSAIPGAIDYCTSKSSSFAFMESLTLGLLDCPGVNATTVLPFHTSTEMFHGMKTRFPKLFPPLNPETVARRTVEAVRTNQAFLLLPWTMHLLVIMKSILPQTALEEIYRYTGSYSCMDSFKGRT; from the exons ATG ATCATTATCTGGGGACGGACTGAAAAGTGTCTGAAGGAGGCCTGTGAAGAGATTCGGAGCCTGGGCGTGGAGTGCCACTACTTTGTCTGTGATGTAGGAAACAAAGAGGCAGTTTACCAACAAGCCAAGGCTGTACGGGAGAAG GTGGGCGATGTCACCATCCTGGTCAACAATGCTGCGGTGGTTCATGGCAAGACTTTAATAGACAGTGATGATGATGCTCTCCTGAAGTCTCAGCACATCAACATGCTTGGCCAGTTCTGG ACTACAAAGGCCTTCCTGCCTCGGATGCTGGAACTGCAACATGGACACATTGTGTGCATGAACTCTGTGCTGGCACTGTCTGCCATTCCTGGCGCCATCGATTACTGCACTTCCAAATCGTCGTCCTTCGCGTTTATGGAGAGTTTGACATTGGGCCTCCTTGACTGCCCTGGGGTCAATGCCACTACGGTGCTCCCTTTCCACACCAGCACCGAGATGTTTCATGGGATGAAGACAAG GTTTCCCAAGCTGTTTCCTCCCCTCAATCCGGAAACGGTTGCCCGTCGGACGGTGGAAGCTGTGCGAACAAACCAGGCCTTCCTCCTGCTACCCTGGACCATGCACTTACTTGTCATCATGAAAAG TATCCTCCCGCAAACGGCTTTGGAAGAGATTTACAGGTATACCGGGAGCTACTCGTGTATGGACAGTTTCAAAGGACGAACATAA
- the LOC119979413 gene encoding short-chain dehydrogenase/reductase 3-like isoform X1, whose protein sequence is MNPEMEWRSLAALLLFPVQMAFYVVKAAVSLLLPARPRELSRDTVLITGGGRGIGRHLAREFAKRGARKIIIWGRTEKCLKEACEEIRSLGVECHYFVCDVGNKEAVYQQAKAVREKVGDVTILVNNAAVVHGKTLIDSDDDALLKSQHINMLGQFWTTKAFLPRMLELQHGHIVCMNSVLALSAIPGAIDYCTSKSSSFAFMESLTLGLLDCPGVNATTVLPFHTSTEMFHGMKTRFPKLFPPLNPETVARRTVEAVRTNQAFLLLPWTMHLLVIMKSILPQTALEEIYRYTGSYSCMDSFKGRT, encoded by the exons ATGAACCCAGAGATGGAGTGGAGGAGTTTGGCTGCGTTGCTGCTTTTTCCGGTACAAATGGCTTTTTACGTGGTGAAAGCGGCCGTgtcgctgctgctgccggccaggCCGCGGGAACTGAGCCGGGACACTGTCCTCATCACCGGGGGAGGCAGAGGCATCGGTCGCCACCTGGCCCGAGAGTTCGCCAAGCGAGGGGCGAGGAAG ATCATTATCTGGGGACGGACTGAAAAGTGTCTGAAGGAGGCCTGTGAAGAGATTCGGAGCCTGGGCGTGGAGTGCCACTACTTTGTCTGTGATGTAGGAAACAAAGAGGCAGTTTACCAACAAGCCAAGGCTGTACGGGAGAAG GTGGGCGATGTCACCATCCTGGTCAACAATGCTGCGGTGGTTCATGGCAAGACTTTAATAGACAGTGATGATGATGCTCTCCTGAAGTCTCAGCACATCAACATGCTTGGCCAGTTCTGG ACTACAAAGGCCTTCCTGCCTCGGATGCTGGAACTGCAACATGGACACATTGTGTGCATGAACTCTGTGCTGGCACTGTCTGCCATTCCTGGCGCCATCGATTACTGCACTTCCAAATCGTCGTCCTTCGCGTTTATGGAGAGTTTGACATTGGGCCTCCTTGACTGCCCTGGGGTCAATGCCACTACGGTGCTCCCTTTCCACACCAGCACCGAGATGTTTCATGGGATGAAGACAAG GTTTCCCAAGCTGTTTCCTCCCCTCAATCCGGAAACGGTTGCCCGTCGGACGGTGGAAGCTGTGCGAACAAACCAGGCCTTCCTCCTGCTACCCTGGACCATGCACTTACTTGTCATCATGAAAAG TATCCTCCCGCAAACGGCTTTGGAAGAGATTTACAGGTATACCGGGAGCTACTCGTGTATGGACAGTTTCAAAGGACGAACATAA